One segment of Myotis daubentonii chromosome 11, mMyoDau2.1, whole genome shotgun sequence DNA contains the following:
- the IL33 gene encoding interleukin-33 isoform X1, with protein MKYSTTKIPPATMNNSAGKASAKSPRLRKSQQKGKEICQVYFMQLRSGLIIEKKTCYFRKETTERHSPNSAEDYKEPNLLFATCQNRLQHFEQSAGASAFNKSMVQNTRTIDDSRSLGVTGYRCGVEYRSVSLSTYDDQSITFVVGDEGYDINVDDLGTEDEKDKVLFHFYDSPLPASETGDDVDGHKVMVRMSPANNKDFLLHAKEHSVKVQKYENSLPDQTLFLLHKELGPSKCVSFECNSKPGVYLGVKGNHLGLIDSIAQTEQLRRENIIFKLSET; from the exons ATGAAGTATTCAACCACCAAAATTCCCCCAGCAACTATGAACAACTCAGCAGGAAAAGCCTCGGCAAAATCTCCCAGGTTAAGAA aaTCCCAACAGAAGGGCAAAGAAATTTGCCAGGTGTACTTTATGCAACTACGCTCTGGCCTTATCATAGAAAAAAAGACCTGTTACTTTAGGAAAGAAACCACCGAAAGGCATTCACCAAACTCAG CTGAAGATTACAAAGAGCCAAATCTGCTATTCGCTACCTGTCAGAATCGCCTGCAACACTTTGAACAATCTGCGGGGGCCTCTGCCTTTAATAAATCTATGGTCCAGAACACTAGAACAATTGATGATTCAAGAAGCCTAGGTGTGACTGGTTACAGGTGTGGTGTAG AATATCGTTCTGTTTCCCTGAGCACATACGACGATCAATCCATTACTTTTGTTGTTGGGGATGAAGGTTATGACATCAATGTTGACGATTTGGGGACAGAAGATGAGAAAG ACAAAGTGTTATTCCATTTCTATGACTCACCGCTACCTGCAAGTGAAACAG GTGATGATGTTGATGGTCACAAAGTAATGGTAAGGATGAGTCCTGCAAATAACAAAGACTTCTTGCTGCATGCCAAGGAGCACTCTGTGAAG gtacaaaaatatgaaaattcgTTGCCAGACCAGACCTTATTTCTTCTTCATAAAGAGCTCGGACCCTCGAAATGCGTTTCCTTTGAATGTAACAGCAAACCTGGAGTGTATCTAGGAGTAAAGGGTAACCATCTTGGTCTAATTGATTCGATTGCCCAAACTGAACAGTTAAGAAGAGAGAATATCATATTTAAGCTCTCTGAAACGTAA
- the IL33 gene encoding interleukin-33 isoform X4: MKYSTTKIPPATMNNSAGKASAKSPRLRKSQQKGKEICQVYFMQLRSGLIIEKKTCYFRKETTERHSPNSAEDYKEPNLLFATCQNRLQHFEQSAGASAFNKSMVQNTRTIDDSRSLGVTGYRCGVEYRSVSLSTYDDQSITFVVGDEGYDINVDDLGTEDEKGDDVDGHKVMVRMSPANNKDFLLHAKEHSVKVQKYENSLPDQTLFLLHKELGPSKCVSFECNSKPGVYLGVKGNHLGLIDSIAQTEQLRRENIIFKLSET, translated from the exons ATGAAGTATTCAACCACCAAAATTCCCCCAGCAACTATGAACAACTCAGCAGGAAAAGCCTCGGCAAAATCTCCCAGGTTAAGAA aaTCCCAACAGAAGGGCAAAGAAATTTGCCAGGTGTACTTTATGCAACTACGCTCTGGCCTTATCATAGAAAAAAAGACCTGTTACTTTAGGAAAGAAACCACCGAAAGGCATTCACCAAACTCAG CTGAAGATTACAAAGAGCCAAATCTGCTATTCGCTACCTGTCAGAATCGCCTGCAACACTTTGAACAATCTGCGGGGGCCTCTGCCTTTAATAAATCTATGGTCCAGAACACTAGAACAATTGATGATTCAAGAAGCCTAGGTGTGACTGGTTACAGGTGTGGTGTAG AATATCGTTCTGTTTCCCTGAGCACATACGACGATCAATCCATTACTTTTGTTGTTGGGGATGAAGGTTATGACATCAATGTTGACGATTTGGGGACAGAAGATGAGAAAG GTGATGATGTTGATGGTCACAAAGTAATGGTAAGGATGAGTCCTGCAAATAACAAAGACTTCTTGCTGCATGCCAAGGAGCACTCTGTGAAG gtacaaaaatatgaaaattcgTTGCCAGACCAGACCTTATTTCTTCTTCATAAAGAGCTCGGACCCTCGAAATGCGTTTCCTTTGAATGTAACAGCAAACCTGGAGTGTATCTAGGAGTAAAGGGTAACCATCTTGGTCTAATTGATTCGATTGCCCAAACTGAACAGTTAAGAAGAGAGAATATCATATTTAAGCTCTCTGAAACGTAA
- the IL33 gene encoding interleukin-33 isoform X3, whose protein sequence is MKYSTTKIPPATMNNSAGKASAKSPRLRKSQQKGKEICQVYFMQLRSGLIIEKKTCYFRKETTERHSPNSAEDYKEPNLLFATCQNRLQHFEQSAGASAFNKSMVQNTRTIDDSRSLEYRSVSLSTYDDQSITFVVGDEGYDINVDDLGTEDEKDKVLFHFYDSPLPASETGDDVDGHKVMVRMSPANNKDFLLHAKEHSVKVQKYENSLPDQTLFLLHKELGPSKCVSFECNSKPGVYLGVKGNHLGLIDSIAQTEQLRRENIIFKLSET, encoded by the exons ATGAAGTATTCAACCACCAAAATTCCCCCAGCAACTATGAACAACTCAGCAGGAAAAGCCTCGGCAAAATCTCCCAGGTTAAGAA aaTCCCAACAGAAGGGCAAAGAAATTTGCCAGGTGTACTTTATGCAACTACGCTCTGGCCTTATCATAGAAAAAAAGACCTGTTACTTTAGGAAAGAAACCACCGAAAGGCATTCACCAAACTCAG CTGAAGATTACAAAGAGCCAAATCTGCTATTCGCTACCTGTCAGAATCGCCTGCAACACTTTGAACAATCTGCGGGGGCCTCTGCCTTTAATAAATCTATGGTCCAGAACACTAGAACAATTGATGATTCAAGAAGCCTAG AATATCGTTCTGTTTCCCTGAGCACATACGACGATCAATCCATTACTTTTGTTGTTGGGGATGAAGGTTATGACATCAATGTTGACGATTTGGGGACAGAAGATGAGAAAG ACAAAGTGTTATTCCATTTCTATGACTCACCGCTACCTGCAAGTGAAACAG GTGATGATGTTGATGGTCACAAAGTAATGGTAAGGATGAGTCCTGCAAATAACAAAGACTTCTTGCTGCATGCCAAGGAGCACTCTGTGAAG gtacaaaaatatgaaaattcgTTGCCAGACCAGACCTTATTTCTTCTTCATAAAGAGCTCGGACCCTCGAAATGCGTTTCCTTTGAATGTAACAGCAAACCTGGAGTGTATCTAGGAGTAAAGGGTAACCATCTTGGTCTAATTGATTCGATTGCCCAAACTGAACAGTTAAGAAGAGAGAATATCATATTTAAGCTCTCTGAAACGTAA
- the IL33 gene encoding interleukin-33 isoform X5 — MKYSTTKIPPATMNNSAGKASAKSPRLRKSQQKGKEICQVYFMQLRSGLIIEKKTCYFRKETTERHSPNSAEDYKEPNLLFATCQNRLQHFEQSAGASAFNKSMVQNTRTIDDSRSLEYRSVSLSTYDDQSITFVVGDEGYDINVDDLGTEDEKGDDVDGHKVMVRMSPANNKDFLLHAKEHSVKVQKYENSLPDQTLFLLHKELGPSKCVSFECNSKPGVYLGVKGNHLGLIDSIAQTEQLRRENIIFKLSET, encoded by the exons ATGAAGTATTCAACCACCAAAATTCCCCCAGCAACTATGAACAACTCAGCAGGAAAAGCCTCGGCAAAATCTCCCAGGTTAAGAA aaTCCCAACAGAAGGGCAAAGAAATTTGCCAGGTGTACTTTATGCAACTACGCTCTGGCCTTATCATAGAAAAAAAGACCTGTTACTTTAGGAAAGAAACCACCGAAAGGCATTCACCAAACTCAG CTGAAGATTACAAAGAGCCAAATCTGCTATTCGCTACCTGTCAGAATCGCCTGCAACACTTTGAACAATCTGCGGGGGCCTCTGCCTTTAATAAATCTATGGTCCAGAACACTAGAACAATTGATGATTCAAGAAGCCTAG AATATCGTTCTGTTTCCCTGAGCACATACGACGATCAATCCATTACTTTTGTTGTTGGGGATGAAGGTTATGACATCAATGTTGACGATTTGGGGACAGAAGATGAGAAAG GTGATGATGTTGATGGTCACAAAGTAATGGTAAGGATGAGTCCTGCAAATAACAAAGACTTCTTGCTGCATGCCAAGGAGCACTCTGTGAAG gtacaaaaatatgaaaattcgTTGCCAGACCAGACCTTATTTCTTCTTCATAAAGAGCTCGGACCCTCGAAATGCGTTTCCTTTGAATGTAACAGCAAACCTGGAGTGTATCTAGGAGTAAAGGGTAACCATCTTGGTCTAATTGATTCGATTGCCCAAACTGAACAGTTAAGAAGAGAGAATATCATATTTAAGCTCTCTGAAACGTAA
- the IL33 gene encoding interleukin-33 isoform X2: protein MKYSTTKIPPATMNNSAGKASAKSPRLRKSQQKGKEICQVYFMQLRSGLIIEKKTCYFRKETTERHSPNSAEDYKEPNLLFATCQNRLQHFEQSAGASAFNKSMVQNTRTIDDSRSLGVTGYRCGVEYRSVSLSTYDDQSITFVVGDEGYDINVDDLGTEDKVLFHFYDSPLPASETGDDVDGHKVMVRMSPANNKDFLLHAKEHSVKVQKYENSLPDQTLFLLHKELGPSKCVSFECNSKPGVYLGVKGNHLGLIDSIAQTEQLRRENIIFKLSET from the exons ATGAAGTATTCAACCACCAAAATTCCCCCAGCAACTATGAACAACTCAGCAGGAAAAGCCTCGGCAAAATCTCCCAGGTTAAGAA aaTCCCAACAGAAGGGCAAAGAAATTTGCCAGGTGTACTTTATGCAACTACGCTCTGGCCTTATCATAGAAAAAAAGACCTGTTACTTTAGGAAAGAAACCACCGAAAGGCATTCACCAAACTCAG CTGAAGATTACAAAGAGCCAAATCTGCTATTCGCTACCTGTCAGAATCGCCTGCAACACTTTGAACAATCTGCGGGGGCCTCTGCCTTTAATAAATCTATGGTCCAGAACACTAGAACAATTGATGATTCAAGAAGCCTAGGTGTGACTGGTTACAGGTGTGGTGTAG AATATCGTTCTGTTTCCCTGAGCACATACGACGATCAATCCATTACTTTTGTTGTTGGGGATGAAGGTTATGACATCAATGTTGACGATTTGGGGACAGAAGA CAAAGTGTTATTCCATTTCTATGACTCACCGCTACCTGCAAGTGAAACAG GTGATGATGTTGATGGTCACAAAGTAATGGTAAGGATGAGTCCTGCAAATAACAAAGACTTCTTGCTGCATGCCAAGGAGCACTCTGTGAAG gtacaaaaatatgaaaattcgTTGCCAGACCAGACCTTATTTCTTCTTCATAAAGAGCTCGGACCCTCGAAATGCGTTTCCTTTGAATGTAACAGCAAACCTGGAGTGTATCTAGGAGTAAAGGGTAACCATCTTGGTCTAATTGATTCGATTGCCCAAACTGAACAGTTAAGAAGAGAGAATATCATATTTAAGCTCTCTGAAACGTAA